In Deltaproteobacteria bacterium, the DNA window GTGGCGTCTATCTGAATTTGAACCCGATTTATATCTAGTTATTCACAGAATAGCGTATACTTGTGTATACGTATGAATAAGTCGGTATAATTGGAGGCGAAGCCTTGGACAAGATCGCCAACCCTTTTTCGCCTGGTGCCGGATCCCCACCACCGGAACTCGTAGGTCGCGATGACATTCTGGAGCGGACGCGGGTTTTATTGGGGCGTACTCGCCTGAAGCGCCCTGAGAAGAGTTTTTTGTTAACGGGGTTGCGTGGTGTCGGCAAGACTGTGCTTCTCAACGAGATGGAGCGACTGGCTCGGGGCAATGGCTACCGAACGATCCTGATCGAGGCTCACGAGGAAAAACCGTTATCCATCCTTCTCGCTTCGCAACTGCGTCGTCTTCTATTCGAATTGGATCGCCTTGCCGGCATGGGCGACAAGGTCCGTCGTGGCTTGGCTACCTTGAAAGGCTTCATCGGCGCCATCAAAGTGAAGGTTGGTGACGTCGAGTTTGGGCTGGACATCGAACCCGAATTGGGAGCGGCGGATAGCGGGGACATTGAGGTCGATTTGCCCAACCTCTTCGTGGCGGTGGGAGAAGCTGCCGAAGAACGCCAGGCTCCTGTGGTCATCCTGGTCGACGAAATCCAATACCTGAAAAAAGAAGAACTGAGCGCACTTATTATGGCTTTGCACAAGATGCAGCAGCGCCAGCTTCCCATGGTATTGATTGGTGCCGGCCTTCCAATTTTGCCTGCGCTTGCAGGTGAATCGAAGTCCTACGCGGAGCGCCTGTTCAATTTCCCTGTTATCGGACCCCTTACGGAAACCGAAGCGTTCAAGGCTCTTCAGGATCCGGTCAAAAAAGCCGGAGTGGAGTTCGAAGCAGCAGCATTGGCGGAGATTTATCGCCTGACCCAAGGATACCCTTACTTTCTTCAGGAATGGGGATACCAGGCATGGAATCAAGCCACAGCCTCGCCAATTACGCTTCAAGTGGTTACAGTGGCTACGGAGACGGTCATTCGCCGTCTTGACGAAAACTTCTTCCGTGTCCGGTTTGATCGACTGACGCCACGCGAGAAGCAGTACTTGCGGGCGATGGCATATCTCGGCCTCGGTGCACGTCGGAGCGGTGACATTGCCGATGTCCTTGGAGTGCAAATCGGGAGTCTTGGCCCCGTCCGCGCCAAGTTGATCAGCAAGGGAATGATCTACAGTCCTTCCCACGGCAACATGGACTTTACCGTCCCGTTGTTCGACGAGTTCATGCTTCGGGCAATTCCAGAGTTTGAATCTCGCGCATGATGGAGTCGCGAAATACGGCTTCGAAATCGGCACGTGCTTTCCGGTGGGAGTTTATCCCCCGGTTCCGACGCGGCGCCTTCGGATGGCGCGGTTCGGCGCTTGCCTGTCAGCGGGTCCGGCAGGCAGTTGCCGAGATTCGTAAGGTTGCAAGGAAAGATCCTGCCCTCGCGGGGGAGGGGGCGGTCCGATTCCTTGAGCGCGTCTCAGGGGCGCTCGAACAGATAGATAGCTCCTCCGGCGCCATCGGCAACTCCGTCTACGGCGCGATATTGGATCTGGTGCCGATCGTCTCCTCTGCTCCGGTCGACGAAAAAGGCCGCAATGCATGGATGGACCGTCTGTGGAAAGCGCATGAGGACGACCAGATCCCCTACATCGAATCCCTCACGGATCACTGGGGGGAACTGTGCGCCTCAAGGGAAATCGCCTCGAAGTGGGCCGACGAGTTGCTCCCGTTCGTCAAGAAGGTTTTTGGGCAGGGTTCGTCGCCGGGCGTCCATTTCCACGGGACCACGGCTGTTCTGAGCGTGCTCCTCTTTGCCGGCCGCCACGAGGAGTTACTGGAACTCCTGGACCTCGACCGGCTTCGGTGGTGGTATTACCGAGCCTTTGGCGCGAAGGCGCTGGTGGCGATGGGGCGGAAGGCCGAAGCCGTCCGCTATGCCGAAGCGTGCCGTGGCCTCAACGCCCCCGATGCCGCGATCTCCAGTTTCTGCGAGGAGGTCCTCCTTTCCTCCGGTATGGTAGTTGAGGCATACGAGCGGTACGGTTTGGCAACAGGTCAACGTCAGACATACCTGGCGACTTTTCGTGCGATTGCGAAGCGGTATCCCCACAAGGATCCCCGGCAGATTTTGGACGACCTGATCGCGAGTACGCCGGGCGCGGAAGGGAAGTGGTTCGCCGCGGCGCGGGAAGCCGCATTCCTGGACACCGCGTTGAGGCTGGCCGAGTCTTCTCCTTGCGATCCGAAGACGCTAACGCGCGCTGTTCGGGACCATGGCAAGTCCGACCCGGATTTCGCCGTGGGGGTCGGGCTTGCCGCCCTTCGATGGATTTCCGCCGGTTACGGGTACGAGTTGACCGGCTTAGATGTGGTTACCGCAGCTCGATTCACGATCGAGGCGGCCCGGAATTCAGGCCGGGTGGGAGAGGTGCAGGACCGCATCCGCGCGATGATCGCGGATGAAGGGCGTCGGCCGGGAGAGGGAACCCTGTACCGCTTTTTAGGGAAGGATCAGGCATCCCGGAACGGCCCTGTGGCTTAAACCGGTATGCTCTTGACCCAGCGCAGAGCCCGTAAGACCGTCGTTCGGTCGACATTAAGTGCTGCTGCAATTCGGTTGGGGTTCATATTTAACTCTTCGAAATGTAAGGCCTTTGGGGCTATCGTGATATAGGTTGGCACGTCTGCAGGTTCCATAAGCATTGCCTCAAAGGGCACCTCCCCCTCGGTTCGAATGCTTTGCGACCGCCTCCACCCACAATCCTTAGCTTATATCCGCATCGGTGTTGCTGAGAATACGGAATTTCGGGATTATCTTGATTGCAACCCGTTATGGGCTGTTCGGAGAGGGCCGCCCGCCATCAGGAGGAGAACTGGCTTCGGTAGACGGTTTTGTAGTGCGCCAGCTTCGTCTCCAGTTCCCGCACCTTCTCGTCCAGCCCCGTTTTGCGGGCCAGGACGATGGCTTCGGCCAGGCTTTCCTTGCAGTCGCTGTAGGCCGCGGGCGCCCCGAGAAACGGCCGGGCATTCGCGAGCTGGTGGTAGAGCAGGCAGATGTCCCGCTCCACCAGCTGCGCCGCGATGTGCGGGACCCGTTCGTCGACCGATTTACTCTTATCAGACACCCGCTCCTCCCGAACGATCGCCGGCCCGCGATTGATGCCTTACGTGTTCAGACGACCATGGCAATCGCGTGGCATCCCCCGGCCTTCGCGATGCAATGCCACGGATGCCGGAAGATATATAACACGGAGAACCGGCATGTCGTAACCGGGTTTTGATATCAATAGGGCAAGAGAACCCCACCTGTATACATAGCGACTTTCCGTATCTTTCCCGGTTAGTAACAGTATCCCATCCGCTTGACATGCCTGCCATAAGGCAGTACGATGTCGCCATGTGGCAATAATTGCACGTGTTGACCGCATCGGGAGGGAACACATGGAGGCCATACTTCGAATTTGCGAGGTTTTGGGAGGAGACCGGGTTCTGGGAAGAAAGATCCAATCTCCGTTCGATCTCGATGAAGCCGTAAAGCACGGGCTTCCGTTTTCCTCCTTCGAACGGGTGTGCGAGAAGATCGCCCTGAGCGCCGCCGAGGCCATCGATCTGGTCGCCTCCTCGTCCCGAACAATGGCTCGGCGGAAAGCCCGGCATCAGCGGCTGAACGCAGCTGAATCCGATCGCCTGGCGCGCCTGGCGCGCATCTTCGCAAGGGCGCTGGACGTGCTTGAGGACGAGGAGAAGGCGCGGCGTTGGCTGCATAAGCCGAATCGTTCACTCGGCGGACGGGTCCCCCTGAGGGTCATGGATACCGACATCGGTGCCTTGGAAGTAGAGCGCGTCCTGGGACGTCTTGAGCACGGAATCTTCGGTTGACACGGGTCTGGCGGCTTGTAAAGTCACGCTTTTCGGCAACTGCGTTCGACGGGGAGGGGGCTCGCAGGCAAGCCGGCCGGTGGAACTCGGAAGGTACGCCGATCGTATACACCGCGTCGACCGTATCTTTGGCTGCCCTGGAGCTGCTGGTGCATGCGGACGTGGAGGATATGCCCACGGGCTACGTGGCAATCCCCGCCGACATTCCCGAATCCGTTCGAATCGAGACGATCGATATCTCCACGCTGCCAATGCATTGGCGCGGTAGCGCACCGTATCCGCGCAGGTGCCAGACGCTCGGGGATGCCTGGGTCGTATCAAAACGCACGGCAGTGCTGGCGGTTCCTTCCGTCGTCGTCCCGATGGAGCGGAACTACCTTCTCAATCCCGCGCATCCCGACTTTCGGAAGCTCGTTATCGGCAAACCGGATATATTCAGGTTCGACGGGAGGCTTTTGCCCGGTAAACGATGAGGAGGAATATTTGGACCGCGAACCAACACGGAAGCGATGCGCCTGGCCGGGAAGCGACCCGCTTTATGTTGCCTATCACGACCATGAATGGGGAGTGCCGGTCCACGACGACCGGCTCCTGTTCGAGTTCCTGACGCTGGAAGGCGCCCAGGCAGGTCTCTCATGGATCACAATCCTTCGCAAACGGCAGGCTTACCGGGAGGCATTCGACGGATTCGACCCCGAGGCTGTGGCACGGTTCGACGGCGCGAAGGTAGCGGAACTCCTGGCCAACGATCGCATCGTACGCAATCGCCTGAAGTTAGAGTCCGCCGTCACCAATGCGCGTGCGTTCCTGAAGATCCGGGATGAGTTCGGCTCCTTCGACGCCTACCAGTGGCGTTTCGTGGATGGCCGGCCGATCCGGAACGCGTGGAAGCGCATCCAGGAGATTCCGGCCAGCACCCCGGTTTCCGATGCCATGAGCCGCGACCTGAAGAAGCGAGGATTTCGCTTCGTCGGAACCACCATCTGCTACGCTCACATGCAGGCGGTGGGAATGGTCAACGATCACACCGTGGATTGTTTCCGCTGGAAGCAACTTTGCTCCGGTAACCGCAGATAACCCTGCGGAACCGCTCATGGCCGACCATGCTTCAAGCGACGCAGCACGGTGTTCAAGTCATTAAATGAACGCGGGTTCGAGCGTCACTTCCGTCCGGATGGAGTTAGAGATAAGGCAATTCCGCTCGGATTTGTGGAGTATCTCCTCCGCCTTCGCCCTGTCCTCGGCCGATCGAAGCGCGATCCGCGGGCGCACGACCATTTTCGTGAACACGAAACGATTGTCCACGAATTCGAGGAGTCCTTCCGCATCGCTTTCGTATTTATCGAAAGCGAGCCCGGCGCGGCCTGCAAACGCCAGGAACGTGGACATGATGCAAACGTTTACGGAGGCGACGAAAAGGTCCTCGGGGGACCAGATCCCCTCGTGCCCCTTGAACTCGGGCGGGGTGCCGGCCTCGATGGAAGCCTTCCCGGCTGAGGTCAGCTCTGCTTTCTTCTCTCCCGTCCATCGGACGGATGTCCAATACTTGTAGCTCCTGGCGCCGATCGTCACCTTTCCCTCCCTGATGCGGTTCTTGACAATTATTCTATTTCAACGCTTGCAACTCCGGATGTGAAAAAGGCACGGACGGCGGCGGCAACCTGCCGGACATGATAAGCGGATACGACGATGTACGTAACCTGGTCTTGCTGGTCGAGGAGATGAAGGAGGCCGGTCTTTCCGAAACGGATATGCGGTCATACATGGGCGGTAATTTCCTTCGAGTGCCGGGAGCGTGTATAGGGTAAGACCAAAGACTTCATTGACAGGCACGAACGATCGTGCTATTAAATTGCGAATGACCAAAGGGACGGAAACCAAACTAACCATCCTGGGAACGGCGCTCGACCTGGCCAGCCGTCTTGGGCTCGAGTCCGTGACCATAGGCACATTGGCGAAAGCGACCGGGATGTCGAAGAGCGGCCTTTTCGCGCATTTCAAGTCGAAGGAAAACCTACAGATCGAACTTTTGCGGTATGCCGGAGAGATGTTCTCGCATGATGTGGTCGTCCCCGCGCTTCGCCTCGAATCCGGCGAGCCCCGAATACGGGCGCTGGTCGGAAACTGGGTGCGCTATTCGCTAAGTCTTGGCGGCGGGTGCATCTTCGTCACTGCGAGCACCGACTTCAAGGATCGTCCGGGGAAGGTCAGGGATTTCCTGCTTTCCCAGCAGGAGTCGTGGCTCGAGTGCCTGCGCCGCGTCGCGAAGTCGGCCGCGGATACCGCCTATTTCCGGAATGACATCGACTGCGACCAGTTCGCGTTCGATCTCTACTCCTTGCTTCTGGGATTCCACCTCTACCGCACGTTGCTTGGCAGTGAAGAGACGGAAGAAAGACGTCAGGCTGCATTGGATCGCTTGTTGAAATCCTACCGGCGAACCGCCTCCGCGGGAAAATCCGGACGGCGAGGATCGGCGGGCACGACCAAAACCCGTTAACTGTTCCAGGAGGATATATGGCGAACCGGGAAAGAGTCTCCTACCGACATAGCACGAACGTTCGTTCTCTAATAGTTCGCGAATGGGCGATACGACATGTCTTCCAGGCACTGTCGTTCGCCTCTCCCCGGCTGGCAGGAAGGTTCGTCGAAAAGCTCTTCTTCACTCCAGGTTCGTAAGCACCTTCGGTGGAGGAGCAGTGGCGGCTACAACAGGGAGACCCCTTCGAGGTCACGGTCCACGGCCGGACAATACGGGGGTGGCGGTGGGGTTCCGTGCGAAACGCACGCAGCCGCGTGGTCAGACGAAAGGGAACCGCGGCATCAGGCTCCCCCTTGGGGATAGGGAGGTTGTGTCATGCCACTATATGAAGAAATATTGAGAGCCTACCGTCAAGGATGCGCTGAAGAACGTATGGACACTTACCTCGCGAATCCGGGTCTCAGGGTCCGGTTCGATGAGATCGAGCGGGAAGAGGATGGCATGACGACGACCGGGAAGGTAGCAATGGAAACCCCCCTGTTTCGCCGGCGGGCATGTTGTTGACCCGCCGAATTGTCCGGCTCGCCCACGGCATCAAAAAAGAGCACCCGAACATGACCGGGCGCGGTGTCACAGGAGGATCGCATGAGCGACGAGACCGGATTGGGAATATTGTTTCTGCTCATATCCTTGAGTATCGTGCTTTTCGCGGGGGCGGCGGTCGGAGCGTGGCTGCTGCACAAGCGTTACCCCGGCATGGGCGGAAAAGGATCCGGGCAAGTCCTCGCCCGCCCCGAGGGCGTAAAAGCGGAGGGCGAGGACCTGTGGGGCGACGAAGGGGGCGGGGGCGAGTCGGCGCGAAACAGGGCGGCGTAGAACGGGAAAGCTGTCTCTAAAGTGCCGGATCCTATTCCTTTGCGGCACCATTCCTTTGCGGCACTTGTCTAAATACGAAACTTTAATATACCCTTACCCAACGATGGGATCGCTGTCGGTCCATGTGAGGGGGCAATTTTTTGCGCAACCGAAGCCGTAAATCCTCCTACGATGCCAAAGCCCAGGCAACGAGACGGATGATCATCATGGAAGCAACGAAGCTGTTCGCCCGACAAGGCTTTCATAAAACAACGGTCGCCGACATCGCAAAGGCGATCGGGATGACGCAAGGGGCGCTTTTTCACCATTTCCCCAACAAGAGAGCCCTGCTCGACGCCGTGGTGGACGGGCGGGCTCGAGGGATCGAAAGCTACCGTTCCTTGTTGAAGAAGAAAGGGCGCTCTGCGGAAACGGTCCGTGAGGTGGTCGACCTCATGGTCGAACATTTCAACAGGAATCCCGAAGCGACCACCTGCCTGGCGGCCCTCACTACCGAGTTCGCAGGAACGGACGATCCTTCCCTGGCCAAGATCCGTCAAGCCTGTGACATATTCGTCGACACGTTCGAAAACGTTTTGGCGAACCACCCGGCGATCCGTAATCCGCGCGCGGCTGCCATTGCCTTCTTCGGCGCGGTGCAGGGGATCGCGATCCAGGGTCTGCTGCGGGAGAAGAAAGTCCCCATAGATAAAATGGCGGACGCATTCCTGGGCATGATCAATTTACCGAAAAAATGGTGAGCGGCGCCCTCGTTGCAGGGGGAAATATCGCCCCTTGACATAGCGCATACTATCTACTATGTTTTCGGGAACCGCCGGGACGAACTCGGCGGAAAGAACGGATTCCCGGCAGTATTGAAGACAACGATCTTGGAGGAGCTATGAACCGGATCGGAAAAGCCGCTGTATTGGGCTCCGGAGTAATGGGGGCTACGATCGCGGCCCATTTGGCGAACGCAGGATTCCCCGTCCTGTTGCTTGATTTGGTTCCCGAAAATCTCACTGAGTCCGAGAAGTCCGGAGGGCTCGCCCTTACTGATCCGAAGGTCCGAAACAGAATTGCGGCGGCCGGACTCGAGGGATTGAGAAAGATGAGGCCGTCGCCGTTTTACCGGCCCGAATATGTTTCGTATATCGAAACGGGGAATTTCGAGGACGACGCAAGAAGGCTCGCCGAATGCGATTGGGTGATCGAGGCCGTAATAGAAAACATGGATATCAAGAAGCGGCTCCTCGCCGGCACGGTGGTTCCCCACTTAAGGGATGGGGCCATCCTGTCCACGAATACAAGCGGCCTTTCCGCCAACGAGATGGCGGAGATCCTTCCGGCGCCGATACGAAAGAATTTCCTGGTTACTCATTTCTTCAATCCTCCCCGTTTCATGCGTCTCGTGGAAATCGTCTCGACTCGTCATACGGAACCGGGCGTGGCTGCCTTCATGGCCGACTTCATCGAACGGCGCCTCGGCAAGGGCGTTGTCCAGGCAAAGGACACCCCGAACTTCATCGCGAACCGGATCGGCGTGTACTCCATGTATAACGCCATGCGCCACATGGTGGACATGGGCATGACCGTCGAGGAGGTTGATGCCGTTGCCGGATCGGCCACCGCCCGTCCAGGGAGCGGCATATTCGGCACCGCCGACCTTGTGGGAATCGATACCCTGATCCACGTGGGTAACAACTCCTTTTCTCTCCTCTCCGAAGACGAGGAACGGGACGTTTTCCGGATCCCCTTTTTTCTCCAGGAAATGGCGAATAAGGGGCTTCTCGGGAACAAGAGCAAGCAGGGGTTTTACAAGAAGGTGAAGGGGGAAAAGGGGGACTCGAAACATTATTACGATTACATCTCGGGCAAATACGACGAGTGCCGCCGCCCGACCTTTCCCTCTGTGGGCGCCGCAAAGGCCTGCGGCGATCCGGCGAAGAGACTGGCGGCGGTAGTCGCCGGTCGCGACAAGGGAGCGGAGTTTGCCTGGAGGACCCTCCGCGACACGTTGATCTACGCCTTCCGCCGGATTCCCGAGATCGCCGACGACATCGCCAGCGTCGACGATGCGATGAAATGGGGCTTCAACTGGGATATTGGCCCTTTCGAGATGCTGGACGCCATCGGGGTATCCGAGTTCGTCCGGAGGACGGAGCGCGAAGGATTCAAGGTTCCCGGGAAACTGAAAAGCGTCGAAAGGTTTTACGAGGAACGGCATGGGAAAGCATGCCGCCTGGATCTGGCCGGGGGACGATACGCGGAGGTGCGGAGACCTCAGGACGCGGTAAACCTATCCATCCTCAAGAAGAGCGGCGGCCTGGTCGATGGCATTCCGGGCGCATCCGTCGTCGATCTGGGGGACGGCGTCTTCTGCCTCGAATTCCACACCAGGATGAACGCGATCGATGACGGGATCCTTTCCATGACCGGCAAGGCGATCCGCCGGGCCGAAGAGGAGGGCGTAGGGCTGGTGATCGCCAACCAGGGGCGTGTCTTCTCAGCCGGGGCCGACCTTGCGAACCTGGCGGGAATGATCATGAAAGGCGCTTATAAAAGCATCGACCGCATGGTTAAAAATTTTCAGACGACCGTCATGGAGTTGAAGTACTCCGGCGTTCCGGTGGTCGCGGCGCCCCATGGCAGCGCCCTCGGCGGAGGGTGCGAAATATGCCTCCACTCCGACGCTATCAACCCTCATGCGGAAACGTACATGGGGCTGGTCGAGATCGGCGTAGGGCTGCTCCCCGCAGGCGGGGGGACGAAGGAAATGGCGATCCGGGCGATCCGCCGGGCAGAAGAAGGCGAGACCGACGTTTCCCCCTTCATCGCGAAGAATTTCATGAATATAGCGATGGCGAAGGTCAGTTCTTCGGCCGCGGAGCTATACCCCATGGGATTTCTCCGCCACGGGGACGCGATTACGATGAACCTCGACAGGCGGATCTCCGACGCTAAACGGAAAGTCCTCGCCCTTTCCTGCAACTATCGGCCTTCCCGGCCTCTGACCGGCCTGAAGGCGCCGGGCCGGAGCGTGGGAGCGACCCTTAAGGCTCAACTTTGGAACATGAAGATGGGCGGGTTCGTCACGGAATACGAGGAGCACCTCGGAGGAGTCGTCGCAGGCGTTATCACAGGAGGAGACGTGCCCGCCGGTACGCCGATCACGGAAGAGTACCTGCTGGACCTCGAAAGGGATGCCTTCGTCGCCTTGTGCGGACGGAAGGAGACGCTGGAGCGCATAGAGCACATGCTGAAAAAAGGGAAAGCGCTGCGAAACTGAGGGGGAGACGGATGAAGAACGCCTATATCCTTGCGGCCTACCGAACGCCTGCATGCCGTGCAAAAAGGGGGAAGCTCAAGGACGTCCGGCCGGACGACCTGGCCGCGGTTGCCTTGAAAGGACTGCTGGAACGGGCCGATATCGACCCGATGGAGATAGAGGACATCCTGATCGGTTGCGCTTTCCCCGAAGGAGAACAGGGATTCAACATGGCCAGAATGGCCGCGCTGAAAGCGGGAGTGCCTTACCAGGTTCCCGCGCAGACCGTCAACCGCTTCTGCTCCTCGGGCTTGCAGACCATCGCGACGGCGGCCGAACGGATCATGGCGGGATTGGCACACTGCATCGTCGCGGGGGGAGCCGAGAGCATGAGCTGCGTCCCTCTGGGTGGAAACAAATACAGCGCCAACCCTTCGCTATTCTCCAATTGGCCTGAAACGCATGCGGCGATGGGAATCACCGCGGAGATCGTCGCCGGGAAGTACGGCATCACCCGGGAGGAACAGGATCTCTTTGCATGTGCAAGTCATGCAAAGGCGGCATCCGCCATCGACGGAGGAAAATTCCGGGAAGAGATCATCCCCGTGGACGTGGAAACGTGCGCGGTTGTGGACGGGAAGATACGAAAAGGGAAAGAGATCGTGGATCGGGACGACGGCGTCCGGAAGGATACGACGCCGACAGGATTGGCCAAGCTGAAACCGGCGTTCAAGGTCGGCGGCACGGTGACTGCGGGAAACACCTCCCAGACGACCGACGGCGCCGCGGCAGTCCTTGTAGTGTCGGAGGAATTCCTGAAAAGTCACGAAATCATTCCCCTTGCACGTTTCGTCTGTTTTGCGGTCCGTGGGGTGCCTCCGGAAATCATGGGTATCGGACCGGCGGAAGCGATTCCGGCAGCCCTTAAAACCGCGGGACTTCGCCAGGAAGAGATCGGCCTCGTCGAACTGAACGAAGCGTTCGCGTCGCAGGCCATCGCCTGCATGAAACTGCTGGGGATGGATCCCGCCGTGGTGAACGTGAACGGAGGCGCGATCGCTCTGGGACATCCTCTCGGATGCACCGGGACGAAGCTGACCGCGACTCTGCTCCACGAGATGAAGCGAACCGGTACCCGGTACGGAATGGTCTCCATGTGCATCGGAGGCGGAATGGGCGCCGCGGGTATCTTCGAACGGATGTAAGGTCCGTACAATGCCGGGAAAATACGTTTCGAGGTGCAGACAATGACGCTGGCCCGAAAGATTTATAAGGGAGGGGAATACCTCATCGCCGAAGGGTCCTGTCAGGACGTATTCACCCCGGAGGATTTCAACGACGAGCAGAGGCAGCTCGCCGATACCATCGAACAGTTCGTGGACAATGAGGTGATGCCCAACGTCGATAAGCTGGAGAATCACGACCTGGAACTCATGGTGAGGCTTCTCAGGAGAAGCGGCGAGCTCGGACTGATTATGATCGACGCTCCGGTGGAGTACGGCGGTCTCGATCTGAACAAGGCGACGAGCATGCTGGCTTCCGAGAAGGTTTCCAGGTACGGCGGTTTCATGGTCTCTTACATGGTGCTGAACGGCATCGGCATCCTGCCGCTCGTCTATTACGGGACCGATGATCAGAAGGAGAAATACCTCGAAAAGCTCATCACAGGGGAATGGATGTCCGCCTATTGCCTGACTGAGCCGGATGCCGGGAGCGACGCTCTCGGCGCGAAAACGTCGGCCACCCTCTCTGCGGACGGGAAACATTACGTTTTGAACGGGACCAAGCAGTTCATCACCAATGGCGGTTTCGCCGACCTATACACCGTGTTCGCCAAAGTCGACAGGAAGAAGTTCACTGCATTCCTCGTAGAGCGGACGTTTCCGGGGGTCAACCCCGGTCCGGAAGAGAACAAGATGGGGATCAAGGGATCTTCCACGACGCAGGTGATACTTGAAGACGTGCACGTTCCGGTGGAAAACGTCCTGGGGGAAATCGGCAAGGGCCATAAAATCGCTTTCAACGTGCTGAACGTCGGCCGGTTCAAGCTGGGGGCGGCGGTTACCGGCAACGCCAAACACGCGTTCATCGAAGCGGTGAAATACTCAAACGTGCGGAAGCAGTTCGGAGTTCCCATCCGCACTTTCGGGGCCGTCAAGGAGAAAATCGCCGACATGGCCGCGGTCATCTTCGCATCGGAGTCCCTTGTCTACCGTCTCTCCGGCATGATCGACGACAGGCTGGCATTCATTCCGAAAG includes these proteins:
- a CDS encoding acyl-CoA dehydrogenase family protein yields the protein MARKIYKGGEYLIAEGSCQDVFTPEDFNDEQRQLADTIEQFVDNEVMPNVDKLENHDLELMVRLLRRSGELGLIMIDAPVEYGGLDLNKATSMLASEKVSRYGGFMVSYMVLNGIGILPLVYYGTDDQKEKYLEKLITGEWMSAYCLTEPDAGSDALGAKTSATLSADGKHYVLNGTKQFITNGGFADLYTVFAKVDRKKFTAFLVERTFPGVNPGPEENKMGIKGSSTTQVILEDVHVPVENVLGEIGKGHKIAFNVLNVGRFKLGAAVTGNAKHAFIEAVKYSNVRKQFGVPIRTFGAVKEKIADMAAVIFASESLVYRLSGMIDDRLAFIPKGTRDSYEELQKGIEEYATECAIAKVFCSEMLSRVVDEVVQIHGGYGFLREYAAERYYRDERVNRIFEGTNEINRILIAGTLLKRAAQGEIPFMREMQFALDALESYDAGERDSTLPYSAEKKLLRNLKHLFLAIAGAAVEKFADRLKDEQEVLSAMADVAINIFALESAVLRAEKISGMPSFTRNEALAAAVKILAFNTGEETAAAARKATLFIEEGENVGRILNGILGHGRYDASGLLAAKRQLADAILEEEKYIFRN